GAGAGGCACTTGCCCAAGATCAGAGTTACTGCTATTGCTCAGCAGAGTGAGAATTGGAACCACCGCCTGACCTGACTAAAATGGGCCTTTGTTTTTCTCGTGCCTCCTAAATGCACGAGGTAGCTAGCACTCAGGATAAAGAGGCTCATTTTGCCTCCAGAGTATGTACAGGCGCCTTAATTCTACCCAGTAAAGGCTTGGACAAAGTAGCTCCTTCCAGGGAAAGGAGCCCTTGGGATTTCGGCTGCCGGAAGCAAGAGCTCCCTCTAGTGGCGGACAGGAGAGAGCACTGACACATCAGCCCTTGCTTCCCGTCACCAGGCTCAGCCCGCCTCTGCGGTTCCGTCTGTTCCCGACCTTGGTCCAGATCTGGGCCGCGCGTAAAGCGTCCCGAGGTGGAGACGACGCCCTGCCGTCTCTCCCCCCACCACAGGTTTCGTTCCATTAGTTCAGAGGGAAATCCCTGAAACGGAAGGGACGATTGAAAAAGACCTAGAATTCACTGCCATGAAGGACGGTGTCTAgtcaggggagaggggaaggaggattGCGTTTCTTCAGAGGAGGGCTGAGTGAATCAGGTCACTCCGGGGAGAGGGACTCCAGCGCTCCGCGTCCTCAGAGGCCGGCTGGGGAGCGGCAACATCTGCCAGGACTGCCCGTTGTTCTCCTTGGACACAACGGCTAAGGCCACTAACTAGCTGCTCGGAAAGCCAAGGCTGCGGCTCCTTCGTCAGCAAAAGCACTTGGCCGGGCTGGAAGAGGAGACAGGAGGCCGTGAGCCCGGGGATCCACTTTCGGGACTGCTGAGCGGCTCCGggtcgccttttttttttttttttggcgggggaaggcgagggcggggcggggggaggggcggagcgGGGAGTCCCGGCCCCCTAGCGACAGAAAGAAAACCTTGAAACGTCCGTTCTTGGCATCGCTGGATCAAGACGTTCCTGGAGTGGGGCTCTGTGCACACCGGGGTTAACGGGGAGCCGCAGCAGTCCTCAGAGCATCTGAGGAGGGACGCGGCCAACGCCGGCTTCCACGACTGCTCAGTCCAGAGATTTCCTACGAGCGGACGCTCCCTGCAAACGGTCACCAAGCTGTTCCGCTGGATGAGTGCTGGGTAAAGgcttgttgaaagaaattaaaaataaagtagcgTGTTCGGCCCCGCCGCCGCAAGaataaaacaatgatttatttggaaaatacGTGTCGGTGTGGCCACAACCGTCCCCGGAGGTAACAGCCGGAGAAGGGGCTCAAGGAGCATCCCGCGGACGCCAGACCAGGCTCATGTCGCGCCTGCCGGGCGGCGGGTGCGGGGCCGGGCCGGAGACCGCGTCCGCCGCTCGCTCCTCACGGTCGCGCACGGGCCGCCGCTCCCGGCCGGGGCCGCCCGCCCAGCTGTCGCCGAGGGCGCTGCTGTCCGGAGCTTTAGTCGTTGTCACAAGCCGTGGTAGCTACCTCACGGGCGGCCGCCCCGCGCGGTGACTGCGCCGGCGAAGGGGGAGAGCGCGCAAACCGGGGCCGGGTCACGCGGACTGCGACCCGGGGAGCCTGCGGCCGCGGGGACCGCGGCGTCGCCAACCGTCGGTCCAGCTGGACCGCTAACGGccgcgcgccctccccgccccaccccttcctctcccACGGCctgcgcccggccccgccccggccccgcctcgccccgcctcgccccgcctTTTCTTCTCGCGCGGCCAGCGCCCGGCCCCGCCTTCGCCCCGCCTCGTCTTCTCGCGCGgccagcgccccgccccgccttcGCCCCGCCCCCCCTCGCCCCGCCTCGTCTTCTCGCGCGGCCagcgccccgcccccacctcgcCCCGCCTCTTCTCGCGCGgccagcgccccgccccgccttcgccccgccccttcccctcgccccgccccccccccgcgcgAGTGCCGGACCCTGGAGAATCGATCCAGCGGAAGACCAGCCCAGAGGCGGGGCGGAGAACGTCGCGCCGTGGTGACGTAGTGTCGCCGGCGCGGGCGGGTGACGCCAACTGGGCCCGTTGTCTGTGTGTGGGGCTAGGGGCTAGGGGCTAggggccccggggcggcgggggctccCGGCGCGGGCGGCGGTGGGTCGGGAGGGCCTGGACATGGCGCTGAGGGGCCGCCCCGCGGGAAGATGAATAAGGGCTGGCTGGAGCTGGAGAGCGACCCTGGTGAGGAGGGCGCTgggcgggccgggggctggggaggcCTGGTGCGCCCGAAACGCGCCCGCCTGACCACCGCCTGCCCCTCTTGTCGCCCCACCCAGGCCTCTTCACCCTCCTGGTGGAAGATTTCGGTAAGAGCCGCTCCTACCCGCCGGATCCGGGCTATCGGGGCCCACTCCCGTGCCCTCGCTCCACACCCAGGGGCTGCCCTTCCCGACTTCTTTCCTTCCCTGATCGCAGGTGTCAAAGGGGTGCAGGTGGAGGAGATCTATGACCTTCAGAGCAAATGTCAGGGGTGAGTGGCTTGGTGCCAGGGCCTTCCCTTACACCCTGAGAGCAAGGGAAGGGCCAGGGGAGGAGTGCCCCTCAAGGGAGGTAGTGTAGGAATCCCAAGTTATAAAATCTCATGCATGGAAGCACCTGTCTTTGGGTGCCCTCCTGACCAAGCTGATGTTTTCGTTTTCTCCCAGTCTTCCTTCAGCACCTCCCTTTGTGTAGTAGTCCCCTTCCCCCAGTACAAACCTAACCGTCCTTTGGAGTATAGTTCAGCTGCCTTTTCTGGTTGCCCAGCAGGAAGGCAGCCCCTTCTCTTGAACCCAGGTCACACAGTGCCTACTGTAGTTGACTAATTTCTGTTTTCATGTACTCGAGTGCCGGTGGCTTTAATCCCTTCATAAAGGTCTTGTATTGATTGGTTGGTGTGTGGCATCTGGCAAGGCCCCTCTTGGGTGACCAACCTCAGGGCCTTGTCTTGGTGGTTCTGCAGAATAGAGGTGTGGAGGGACTACAGTGCATGAACTGAGAGGTCTGTTTTTATCTCCCAGGAAAGAAGGGACTGACAATAGGTATTCGTTTGCTTCTTTCACTGCCCTGGGGCCTAGGCCTTGGAGTTCACAGTGAGAATTAGTGTTTAAATTCCTCGATCAgagtttttttcttgccttaccaGTCTGTTCCTACCCTGTCGTGGGCCATGGGTTCCAGCTTTTCATCTCTTATCCCAGAACCATACACTTCATGAGGACACAGGGTATTCTGGAGCATTACAGCCAGAAGCTGAGCTTGACTCCCTGTGGCAGGCTTCTGGGTGTGAGGGCTCAGGGCCACTTTGAGCATTGCTGGAAAGAGGCCAGGGTAGAGGTGGGATCCGagaaggacacctgagtggcaaCACAATACATGGGAATAGGCAGGAAAAGAAAGGGGAGGCTGATTGCCTTCCCCCACCTGGCTGGTTTAGCTTTACCCCTTACTTTCCCCAGCCCAGTGTATGGATTCATCTTCCTGTTCAAATGGATCGAAGAGCGCCGATCCCGTCGCAAGGTCTCTACCTTGGTGGATGATACGTCCGTGATTGATGATGATATTGTGAATAACATGTTCTTTGCCCATCAGGTCTGCTGGGCTCTGTGTTCTGTTTGGAGGGTGGGATACTGCCATTGTCTTTGCTGGGAAGTGGAAGTtggggaaggcaggaggaggaggagacaggcagATAGCAGAAGTGGTGATTAGAGAAGTCCTCTGGCAGAAGGAACTGAGCGCTTATTCATTAAAGAAAAGGGAGTATCTTCAGAGCAGGGTGGTGTTGAGTCCTCAGACACTTGGGTATTtagttgaatgaacaaatgtggggggaggtgagggaagCTGATGAGTTTTGTTGTCCAGCTAGGACTGTCCCTCTCTGGGTCCCCATTCTCAATGAGTGTGGCTTGGGGTGAGGCATGCTGCATGTGAGTGACTGTTCTTGGGTTTCACAGCTGATCCCCAACTCTTGTGCCACTCATGCCCTGCTGAGTGTGCTCCTGAACTGCAGCAGTGTGGACCTGGGGCCCACCCTGAGTCGCATGAAGGACTTCACCAAAGGCTTCAGCCCAGAGGTAGGCCGTGGTACCTCACTCCTGGCTCTCACCTTGCCAGGCACATCTATGACTCCCAAGCCTACTTGTAAGGCTACCACATGGCATTTGACACCATGAggccatttccttttctttcttttttttttttttgccatttccttttcaaattatttatatgaTGTTTGACCCTTAAATTTTAGTCCCAATTGTCAGGAAAGACCTAAGGAGGAAAGGAACATTCCTTAAGTGATAACTCTGTTAGGACTTTGTCAGGTCTGTGTCTGGCCATGTTGCTCTCCAGTGTCCACTCATAATGTGCAAGAATAACTCCATCCTTCTCGGGCTCAGGAGTTCTCTTCTGTCCCCACTGACCTCTCAGGAGAATCCATCTGTGCTTCTTCAGGTTCCTGGAATGCCTCCAGGCCTATTTTCCAGAGCTTTGCTTCCCACCCTGAGGTCCAGCTGAGAAGTTGTTTTGatgtcttatttctttctctctagagCAAAGGATATGCAATTGGCAATGCCCCAGAGTTGGCCAAGGCACATAATAGCCATGCCAGGTGTGTGGGAGCTGTGGGAACTGATGGGAATTGGGGTAGGAAGGGTTGTCCTGTTCTGGGCCCTGAGTCTGTCCTTCCCTAGGCCGGAGCCACGCCACCTCCCCGAGAAGCAGAATGGCCTTAGTGCTGTGCGGACGATGGAGGCGTTCCACTTTGTCAGCTATGTGCCTATCACGGGCCGGCTTTTTGAGTTGGATGGGCTGAAGGTCTACCCCATTGACCATGGTAGGGACCTTTTGGGTTTTTCTGCTTACCTTCTGGGGAGCTagggctcagggtcctgaggtgtTTGGGACccagtggcagggggtgggggttgacATCTGTCTCTGGCTGGAAGGCACCCTGCACACACTATCTGACTACCCCAGACTCCCTGACTCAACTGCTCTCTatcttccttcccattcccagCCTACCCAAACTCAGGGCTTCCCACCTGCTCACTCCTCATCTTGGTCTTCCCTAGGGCCCTGGGGGGAGGATGAGGAATGGACAGACAAGGCTCGGCGGGTCATCATGGAACGTATCGGCCTGGCCACTGCAGGGTAAGGGCTCTAGGCTTGCCCTGCTCTCTGGAGCTGTGCCCCCATCGGGAGGGACACAGAAGAGGGAAAGCATGGAGGCCACATTACTCGTGCAAGGCCAGATCAGCTTAGATCTTGGGCCTCCCAACTCCTTGCCCTATGTCTCACCTAGGCTTTCCTATGGCCTGCTTTGGGACAGACTGGGGAGGGGCCTTGGTGGAACCCTAGGTGGCCCAGGCTTGCTGGCTTACTTGCTGAAGGCCCCTCACTCAGCTCATCGGAAGGTATCAGCTCAGCTGCCTAGCATGCAGTGCTAGCTGCTGCCTGCCTTTTGGGGTGGAGCTTATACCTATGGCTATAGTTGTGACTTCCGGGAGCCCTGCCAATTTGTTCGCTTCAACCTGATGGTGGGGCTGTGGTGGGAGCTGCTCTCACGGCTGCGGCTGTgactgcagggagccctaccaTGACATCCGCTTCAACCTGATGGCGGTGGTGCCCGACCGCAGGATCAAGTATGAGGCCAGGCTGCACGTGCTGAAGGTGAACCGTCAGACAGTCCTGGAGGCCCTGCAGCAGGTGGGGGCCCCTCCTGCCATCCCTCTTCCCCCCACTGGGGCACATGTCTCTGATTCTCAGATCACTCTTTATTGTGGACCTGTTGAACTTCAACTGACCATTCCTTTCCTCTGCTTTCCTTGTGGAAAAGCTGGGACTCGGGGTGGGAGTGGGAATAGCTTCTTAAAGAAGGTTTGGGTTCGGCTATTGTCTTTCATTGTGAGGGAATGGATAGTGCCAAGGCCCTTTGCTTCCACGGAGCAGCTGGGGTCTGCTTTCACTCCTCTGAGCCTTGGATTCTGTTTTTAGCTGATCAGGGTAACACAGCCAGAGCTGATTCAGACCCACAAGTCTCAAGAGCCACAGCTGCCTGAGGAGTCCAAACCAGCCAGCAGCAAGTCCCCCCTGGCGCTAGATGCAGGCAGGGCCACAGCAGCCTCCGAGGGCACTCACACAGGTACCAGGGATCTGGGTGCCTCCCCTTCACCTCATAGCCACCCCATCATAGCTGGAGCTGAAAGGCACAAGCAGAGCGTGTCTTCTTGTATGGATGCACTTGGGCAGTGGTTCAGGGGCTCCTTTGGGAGGTGCCTGTAGCCCTCCTTGAAACATGGAGAGCGGTCCTCCCCTAAAGAAAGCCACCTGTAAAGGGTGGACATTACCACAGCCCCTGAGCCTTCTCTAGAGTAAATATTCCCTTTCtggttttcttaaaagattttttttttcctgcttctctccctttttccatCTCATCCTTCTGTCTTATAATGGGCCCATGACCCAGAGCTTGCTGACTCTCATCCCGTCAGCTAGTGTACCTGTTTTTCTTTGGCAAGGGAGGAGGGAGCAGTGCTATGTCTGGTGGGTGTCTGATGGGTTATCTTGAGGATCTGGCTGAATGTCCTGCCTGTGCTCCTTTTCTCTCAGATGGTGTGGAGGAGGTAGCTGGTTCATGTTCTCAAGCCCCAACCCACAGCCCTCCCAGCAAACCCAAGCTGGTGGTGAAGCCTCCAGGGAGCAGCCTCAACGGGGTTCCTCCCAACCCCACTCCCATTGTTCAGCGGCTGCCGGCCTTCCTGGACAACCACAACTATGCCAAGTCCCCCATGCAGGTGAGCTGGGAGCACCCTTGCTCAGGTTCATCCAGTATTCTCTTGAGAGGCTGCAACAAGCAATTTCTTAAGGTGGTTCCTTGGTGTCCACCCTATACCAAGGCCTAGGTGGCCAAGTCTCTCTGTTACCCAGAAGCCCCCATAGGGgcttagagaggcagagagaactcTAATTTTCAGTCCACTCACACAGCATTGGGGCAAGATGTTTAGGGCACATTCCTTGGTATTATTCTATGAGGTAGATTTTGCTGGCAAAGTAAAGGCAAATGTTTCAGGGGTGCTCCATTTGTCTTAGAAGCCTTGCGTAGGCAGGTCGTGTGGGTGGACAGCAGCCTCCCCAGGAATCCAGGGTGGGCTCTGGAGTAACTGGGGTTCAGTGGACTTGAGCTGGAGAGCCTTATTGCCTTTCTGGCTATGAGTGCTGTCTCCAGCCTGGATTGACTGGTCCCTGCTTATGGCtgccctgggtctctgcctcagGAGGAGGAAGACCTGGCAGCAGGTGTGGGCCGCAGCCGAGTTCCAGTCCGCCCACCCCAGCAGTACTCCGATGATGAGGACGACTATGAGGATGATGAGGACGACGACGTGCAGAACACCAACTCTGCCATCAGGTCAGCCTCGGCTCTGGAAGACTAGAGGCTCAAGTACTGCTGATCCTATCTTGAATATTCTAGCCCATGCTTGAGGttgccctttatttatttttttttatttttttatttattttttttttttttgaggttgcCCTTTAGCATATAAcactgagcacctactgagtACAGGGTCCTGTGGGAGGCTGGCACACAGGGGCTGACTCCAGGAGGGCTTAGGGCAGTGTTGAAGACATGTAACCAGACAACAAGGCATGTCCTGTTGGGAGGTGGCCTTTCAGCTAGGCCTCAAAGGATTGGATGAAGCAGGGATGGAGGAGATGGGGCAGGGAGGAGTTCTATCCAAAGACGTGACATTGGCAGAAGGCCAGAGTGAGGCTGCTGGCATAGACGTGTCCTTTGAGAACACATGGCTGGGCTTTTGGAGCTTCGGGTGCCTGGCTGGAAGGGTTAGGGTGCGGGACCAAGTATGAGGAGCTGCAGTGTCACTCCCTGGAGGCCAGGATGTGTCCagggctattgtgggcattgctgggCGGGGTCACTTATCCCCTTCCCTTGGCTCACCTCTCATTGGGCCCCCTAGGTACAAGAGGAAGGGTCCAGGGAAGCCAGGGCCACTGAGTGGCTCTGGAGACGGGCAGCTGTCGGTGCTGCAGCCCAACACCATCAACGTCTTGGCTGAGAAGCTCAAAGAGTCCCAGAAAGACCTCTCAATTCCTCTGTCCATCAAGACAAGCAGCGGGGCAGCAAGCCCAGCCGTGGCAGTCCCCACACACTCACAGCCCTCGCCTACACCCAGCAACGAGAGCACAGACACAGCCTCCGAGATCGGCAGTGCTTTTAACTCACCGTTGCGGTCTCCCATCCGCTCAGCCAACCCAACACGGCCCTCCAGCCCTGTCACCTCCCACATTTCCAAGGTGCTTTTTGGAGAGGATGACAGCCTGCTGCGTGTTGACTGCATCCGCTACAATCGTGCTGTTCGTGACTTGGGTCCTGTCATCAGCACGGGCCTGTTGCACCTCGCCGAGGACGGTGTGCTGAGTCCCCTGGCGCTGACAGGTGGGCCTGGGACTGGCTCACTGGCCACTTGGTGGACGGAGGAGGGAGGTGGCCAAGTGACCACCAGGTGTCCTGCACTCTGAAGGGTCTTCTTATGCCTTCTTTTCCCAGAGGGTGGGAAGGGTTCCTCACCCTGCAGCAGACCAAGCCAAGGCAGCCAGGGGTCCAGCAGCCCAGAAGAGAAGGAGGTAGTGGAAGCTGTGGACAGCAGAGAGAAGCCTGGGTTGGCCAGGCCTGGTGAGCCCTTGAGTGGGGAGAAGTACTCCCCCAAGGTGAGTTCCTTTGCAGCTTTCTCTTCTCATCTTGCCAGAGGGAAGGGCCTGAGGCACTGTTGCTCAGGTGCTGGGGTCTTGGAGTTCTGGTATAAAGGTTAATGGCTGAGGCCAGGCGCCAGGAAGACTGTCTGGGTCGGGGAGCAGCAGGGGCCTTGGTGGGCTCTGTGGACTCTGGCTGCTTCTCCTTGCCTCCAGCTGCctcttggtgtgtgtgtatgtgtggggggggGACTTGATGCTGGCCAGCTCCCCTCAGGGGGGCATTGTGGGATTTTGGCAGGAGCTGCTGGCACTGCTGAAGTGTGTGGAAGCAGAGATCGCAAACTATGAGGCCTGCCTCAAGGAAGaagtggagaagaggaagaagttcAAGGTGGGTCACCTTTCTCCCAGCTGCTGGTCCTCTGCCCATCTCTTCCCCGAGATGCGACCTCCTGAAGTCAGCTGGCAGCTGCTCTGGGGCAATGGGCTACAGTGTTCATTCTTCTCTCCCACAGATTGATGACCAGAGGCGGACCCACAACTATGATGAGTTCATCTGTACCTTCATCTCCATGCTGGCCCAGGAAGGTGAGGGGACTTCGCACTGCATCTTACCTGGCATGCCCCGCTGAGAGCCATGTCCCTCAGGCCTCTTATGGTGCTTGAGCAGACTGGGGCTCAGGGATGCCTGAGGGAGCCTCGGCTCCTGGCCAGGGCTTGTGGCCCATTGAGTGGGTGGCTGCTGTGCATCCAGCCACCTGTTCAGTGGCCTCCGCCTCTTTGCAGGCATGCTGGCCAACCTGGTGGAACAGAACATCTCCGTGCGGCGGCGCCAAGGGGTCAGCATCGGCCGGCTCCACAAGCAGCGGAAGCCCGACAGGCGGAAACGCTCGCGCCCTTACAAGGCCAAGCGCCAGTGAGGACTGCCGGCCTGTACTCTGCAGCCCGCTCTTGCCGCATGGCCCTCACCAgggccccttccctgccccactcccccTCTTCCCAGTATTACTGAATAGTTCCAGCCAGAGAGCCCAGCTCTGGGAATGGGACCCAGGCTGGATTCCCTGCATtgtgccccagggcctggcagggcCGCTCAGCCCCATAGTGCTCTGGAAGCAGCAGCTGGAGCTGGGGCGCAGTGAGGTGCTGCAGCTTCCTCCACAGCCGGCTGTGGAGTGGCAGGACCTGGCCTTTCTGCCTTGGCAGCAGAGTATATATTTTACCTACAGAGACGTCTATTTTTCTGGGCTCTAACCCATCTTGCCACCACTGTGTTGACATAGCCAGCTTCCTGACTGCATTCTTTCCAACAGTTGTCATCCTGGTGGGCCCAGGTCCCTGCGTCATGCTGGAGTCATGACTGCAGGGGCAcagctgggggcctgggtgggcgTTGGGCCCTGCTGCTCTAGCCTCAGCCGCCAATCGTCCCTGTTGTGAGGAAGCCaggtctgctcttcctcctgggAGAGCTCCAAACTCAGGGACCCGGCTGCTAGGCTGGATGGGGAGTGGGGTGTCCTAGTAGGGGTGGGATGAGCAGCCTGATGGGGTCCCACGCCTGAGCAGAGAGCCGTTTTTTGGCCTTTAAACTCCCTTCCTGGCTTCAGCAAGGCTCGGGCTCTTTGCCTTCAGTGTTGTAGCCCTGGCAATgggcctgccttgggctcctggGCTCTGTCCTTGGAGCCTGGGGTTCAGAggagcccctgcccagcccctcagTATTACCATGTCTCCCTCTTCTTAGGGATAGCAGAGACAGAGCAGCTTGCAGGAAGCTGACACCACTCCCCGCCATGCCAGCTTCCTCAGCCTCTGCAGGGCACTCGGTGGGGGACAGCAGGACTAAGTAGGACAACCAGTTGGAACCCCACTGTTCCCAAAGGGCCTAATGCCAAGGGGTGACGAGCCCAGCACTGTCTTCTGGAGCTCAGGCCCCAAACGTAGCTCCATGGCCTCTGCCAGTTGGCTTTGGAGGTGATCTAAGCAGCCCCCTTATCTGTACATAGTGACTGGGGCAGGGGATGGCTGGCCAGTATAGCAGCTGACTTCTCTGGCCCCTGTAAATATtggatcaatgaatgaataaactctCCTAAGAAATGACCTCTCCTGTGGTTGCTGGCCTAAGATTTATAGGCCAGGCTGTGGTAGGAGTGAGGACCTAACCAAACCTGGGCCCAAGGTCCTGTGATCAGAAAGATGAGAAGTAAGTATTCTCAGGCATCGATGCTTCTGGGGCAGAGATTCTTGGGACCCTAGATCCAGGAGTTAGAATCTGAGCTGAGGAGGGGCTTTGGGTGGACTGTGGAACCTGAGGAGGACACTGGGAGGAGAGAGCCATGGCTTTCATCCAGTTCTGATGGCCCCGTGACCTGAACAGATGCTGGGTCTCTGAGTTGAGGAGGCAAGGCAAGGAGGCCTCTAGCCCTGCCTGGTGTGCTGTCCCTGGAGAGGCCCCCTGGAGGGCTCAGCTCTACTCGTGTTGTATTTGGACAGGTCCAGCAGGTCAAAGCTGCTACCTCTGCCATGTCTCCACTGCTCACCACGATCACCCTTGAGGCTGCTgcagcccctcacccccactgtTGTCCTGGTTGTGAGTCCTGCAGAGCGGCACTGACAAAGGCAGCTGAGGCTCAGTGGAACTGCTTAGAAAACAACTTTAATGGCCTCAGCT
The nucleotide sequence above comes from Canis aureus isolate CA01 chromosome 19, VMU_Caureus_v.1.0, whole genome shotgun sequence. Encoded proteins:
- the BAP1 gene encoding ubiquitin carboxyl-terminal hydrolase BAP1; the protein is MNKGWLELESDPGLFTLLVEDFGVKGVQVEEIYDLQSKCQGPVYGFIFLFKWIEERRSRRKVSTLVDDTSVIDDDIVNNMFFAHQLIPNSCATHALLSVLLNCSSVDLGPTLSRMKDFTKGFSPESKGYAIGNAPELAKAHNSHARPEPRHLPEKQNGLSAVRTMEAFHFVSYVPITGRLFELDGLKVYPIDHGPWGEDEEWTDKARRVIMERIGLATAGEPYHDIRFNLMAVVPDRRIKYEARLHVLKVNRQTVLEALQQLIRVTQPELIQTHKSQEPQLPEESKPASSKSPLALDAGRATAASEGTHTDGVEEVAGSCSQAPTHSPPSKPKLVVKPPGSSLNGVPPNPTPIVQRLPAFLDNHNYAKSPMQEEEDLAAGVGRSRVPVRPPQQYSDDEDDYEDDEDDDVQNTNSAIRYKRKGPGKPGPLSGSGDGQLSVLQPNTINVLAEKLKESQKDLSIPLSIKTSSGAASPAVAVPTHSQPSPTPSNESTDTASEIGSAFNSPLRSPIRSANPTRPSSPVTSHISKVLFGEDDSLLRVDCIRYNRAVRDLGPVISTGLLHLAEDGVLSPLALTEGGKGSSPCSRPSQGSQGSSSPEEKEVVEAVDSREKPGLARPGEPLSGEKYSPKELLALLKCVEAEIANYEACLKEEVEKRKKFKIDDQRRTHNYDEFICTFISMLAQEGMLANLVEQNISVRRRQGVSIGRLHKQRKPDRRKRSRPYKAKRQ